The genomic stretch atcctcatcatatcgtgAATTTTATACATAgttcacacatttcatcaacaacttaaaacatacctcactttccttggttgagcgtgatgctttggatgttgagccttcgtgacacttctagtcaataagggttcactaacttagactcaaagtaaaagaagactctcggaccagagcaaaagaacaaagctctgataccactctgtcacgaccgcccatactagggttactacaaacgcggcggtCGTGATACAACATGTAAAGGGTAGATTTCtattgaaaacttaattaacttgaaggaaaaaaaaaaaattttgttttaaagaaacataaaattataactttgctattaaataaaacaacatatgataaacatttttaaaagaagcagcggagaaaaatagttatttaagacccaatcaacttctaagaaaaacatgtAGTCTAACTCACGTGAAAGACATCATTTTCAGACAATAATGTAAATAGACGTTTAAAACCTAACGTGACCAAAACATGCTCATCATAGTACGAAAAGATTTAAGTATTGAAACATGATTCAAAAAcctagcagcggaaataaggttcaaagggAGAGTccaggatcacgcctatgtatgaagacacgacgcatcctaaggctagctcaacatcctccgcaacatcctgctcaacctgcacatacgaaaataatatgcagggctgagtacttgatgtactcaatgggctcatgccgaaaacattttaataagttatgtcatccataccagtgatctcgtgttttatatagtaagaaatatcacgagaacacaaaaatccaagtctggccagacaatttatctcctcattttccacatcaatcaatcaatcacatcctcttaccatagtgcgacgaaagtgtggccacactattcgcccacgagaccggccgactagcaaggacggctcacgatcccctctgtgtacacagcctgatagggtttgcggccatactcagacccgaattcgtttatcatagccctatagcctaatggagcgaactcacaaactaggcatcaagcacaatctcaacataggcctatagcctaacggagcaagctcaaacgaactaggcatcagacaaaaatctcaacatcaaaacaatcacggtatgacataacactttaaaccacccttataacaccacatcatattttcggaaaaataaagaggtttgaaaagaaagcccacctcgatcgcttagcaaattcacaacccaacttatagcaactcacgatcctcgagttcgcgagtacacaacacccttgtcaatgacaacacaagtcagccttctacatcaacattttactatgcatgtcctatcgttttctctctcatcgtttttctcacattccctaacccaacatacgtcaaaagggtgtaaagacacacgtaacacattccaacttatcacaagtgatttcaacatttaaacacgtatcttggacatacatgcatcatataatactttgaaacttgaaactaggtgtcattttaacaaggcagaaaactggcagaactgcgcgactgttttgtaaaaatcactataaattcacccgacctcatatgaagctaaattttggtcacaatacataGGGTACATTaaagttcatccatgaagattttcacactgaaatcacgtcatttagtcagtcatatcacatattaaactctctggtcggaacatacaatttctgacagcactgcgcagttcatttgaaacatttaccataaattcatccaatgcccaaaaaggctgaaaatttaacacgactcagaaaacacttcaaatATTCATCTAGTTTAataatcacatcaatcggaggtcatttggttagtcaaaaagaaaacgaaacattcttggcgagaacacgagtttctggcagatttgcgcaatcaacttcaaaaatttattacgaatttcacacgagacacaggtaacaccttgaagtttacttagtaaaattttcatatcaaaattcggctgtttgataggtcaattactcatcagaagctactggtcgaacatcacagataacagatacacaatttctaaattagggtttccttctcaatcatccaaacaccaattctcatgcttataacacacaatcatgcttgataagactctcttaatcatgtttgcacataaacttacatcattcaccaaagattccaatcaaacttcacacaattcaattgaaacgcatatttatcaaggttttcaagcaaactcacttttcccccgattaaacttgcgatctacaattcctacacccactacatgcatgtaggattcaagaacatggttcaaacgaaaagaatgaggaaaagtgaagccaatataccttctttgtcaaaacgaatcggtagaaccaagaaacgaggtgattcgtcggagattcttgaaaataaacttcaatggatgcaagaaccaatggtggaagaagttttttggagagaatgtggagaggtaggagggaggcacgaaaattgagggagaatgggggctagggtttagtttaggtgtttttataggattagggttatgtttaaaatcaattaattaattaattgtggggaaaaatacaattaaataaatcccacaattaaaagaataaaataagcatgtgggaaggggaggaaatttttgaaaattccatgtaggaatagcaaggaatttatttggtatttacttggagagaatatattcacaacttaggaaataaaagtgaatatttcataaacaagggaacaaaataaattaaatctccaagtatgaaaataatggtggggggccgaaaatttccataaggaattgcacaaggaaattatttaaatccccaattaaaagaataggatttaaattaggcaatttatttataggaaaaaagctcccataaaataggcaacaattaattaaattcccacaaggaaaatattgcatagggggcgtgtgatatggaagaaaagtaggagaaaaatattcacatccccaattaattagacataggtatttatttgaataaaaagggattccacaaattaggaaacaaataaaatatcctccaaaatttagtggatgggccgaaaattgctaaccaaggaatgtcccaactctctatttatttttggtgaagaaataaattataacatgatttaattggattaaattcaaaggaagagagtcaataaagcaccaattaaatcaaatgaaaataattctttctcctataggagattttcgaaaactcccaaggaaaataaaaatggagttcgaattccatgtagtaccatttaggggtcatttggtttggatttaatttggataagtatcccaagataattaattaaatccaagaaatgaaatactatttcaataattaggaagggccgaaaattccaatgaattggctcgaagaatataaatgcatgatcctattaattatttccccacattgaaaaatataaaacatctagctcatcattccacattaaccacgaaaatttatttcacgcaaaacacttaatcacatagaaacgaaagtttcataattccaagaatccaaaattcgaataacatataagaagagtcacaaaaatttgggatgttacatcctccCTTTCGAGGCATGGCTCATCATCGAGCGTATGCAGGAAGTTCCAGTCGGCCCCCCTGCTTTGAAGTAATATCTCGCTGGGGAGGGGCTGATGGACCTCCATGTCATCCTCAATCTCCACCACTTCAATCGGCTGTAGCTCTTGGAAATGGGTGGAGTTAGAGCCTCCGCCACTCGAGGGTGACGGGATATTTAAGGAATGGtcgccttcttcttctctagGGCTAGCTCGACCGGTCTCCTCGATTGGCATCTCGATGTCTGCCCCCTCCAGCCTCGAGGTAGGTACGCCCTCGGCGGGGTGACCAATAGGCTGCTCAACGTCTTCCCCCTTCTCCATAGCATCAAGATCTTCTGTCGGTACAATATATCCACTGTAGTTGTCCACTAAATCCCTTGGGTTAGATATGGGCTTGTGGGATTTAGGGGAGGGAGGCGGACTTTGTGTTTTGGGAAGAGATGCTGGGATTTGGGCTTTGGGAATAGGAACTGGGTTTTGAGATCTGGGGAACACCAGATTTGCTCTGAGGAGGGCGAAAGTCGTCGCGGCGTCCGTCCCTATCGTCAGGCTGTCTAGGAGCCTTTCCAATTGCTCCGACAATCGCGGATCTACTGTTGGAAGTGGGGGAGGGGGAGCGGCCGTGCTAGGGTTTACAGGTGGTGTCGCCGAGGCTGGGACGGAAGTCCGTCGTCCACTGCCGCTGGTACCGGAACCGACGTTCCTTGAGGAGGTAGCTTGGTCGCTGGCTCTGTTCTTCTTCATTTTGCTGGTAGTTGAAATCGGTGGAGATTTGGGCTAGGGTTCCTGcgatttgagagagagagagagagagagagaaatcgagAGAGAAATTTGGGTACAGTTAGCGTGTGAGGGAAAAAGTGAAGGACGTAGCAGATAAAACCCCTTTAATTTGAAAAAACGATGGTTGGCTTCCCCACGACGCTTCATATATTAGGCGCGTCAGCAATCAAGCGCGCCTTTTCATTTCCCTGCCTTGATCAAGCCACTGCATTTAGACCACAAAATACACCCAGCAtccaactgatcaagtggacaggTCAATCTAGATGAATACTCAAATAAtaaccacttgatcagtttaatcttctttatattttcatattttatatttgttttgtgtgtttaaCTTTAATAAGGAAAAACATATTTACACTAAGTTACTAAGGAGTCGACTGAGTGCCCTTagaatgtcacttgatcagtttataaatttttaaatccaCAGTTGGCTCGATCAAGCAGAATACCCAAAGGTACTCAGTTCCTTTTACCTGCGATCACTGGAGAGATTCAGGTATgagtagtggaatttcttccactacgCACACCTCACTTCCGTCTCTGTAAAGCTTCACCCGATGGCCATTCACCAAGAAGGAAGACGAATCAGGGTTACTTCCTTGGAGTTCGATTGCTCCATTTGCACGTATGGCCACAATGGTATAGAGGCATGCCCACCTTGACCTCAGCTTTCCCGGCATTAGTATGAGTCTTGACTAGAAAAGCAACACCTTCTGCCCCACATTGAGCTCCTTCCTTTGGAGATTCTTGTCATACCACATCTTCGTTCTTTCTTTGTACAACATGGCTGAATCATACGCATCGAGGCAAAGCTCTTCAAGCTCCTGCGGCTGTAATTTCCTCTATTCAGTGCAGGCCTCTGTGTTCATGTTCATCTCCTTAATGGCCCAGAAGGCTTGATGCTCAACCCCCACCGgtagatggcacatcttcccaaacaCCAGTCGGTAAGGGGACATTCCGATCAGAGTTTTGAAGGCGGTCATGTATGCCCAGAGTGCGGTACTCCAGTCGGCGGCTCCAATCCTTCCTCGTTGGGTTCACTGTCTTTTCTAAGATCGCCTTGATCTCCCGGTTGGACACTTCAGCTTGGCCATTCGACTGGGGGTGGTAGGGTGTAGACAGTCGGTGGTCGACGGCGTAttttctcatcagagcttcGATGGTCCGGTTGATGAAATGAGTgccttgatcagagatgatgGCCCGCGGTACCCCGTACTAGGTAAAGATATTTGACTTCAGAAATTTAGCTACCTCTTTGGACTCACAGGTCTTGGTTGCCTTGgcctcgatccacttggacacATAGTCTACCGCCACCAAGATATATAGATTCCCCTCAGATGATGGGAATGGTCCCATGAAATCCTTCCCCCAAACGTCGAAGATCTCGCAGACTATCACGGGGACCTGCGCAATTTCATCTCTCGCCGAGATTCCTCCAGTCAGTTGGCATCGTGAGCATCTCTTGCAGAATTCATAGGCATCTTTATGAATGGAGGGCCAATAAAACCCGCTGTCAAGCACCTTCCTCGCTGTTTTCTTTGGACCAAAATGACCGCCACAAGCTAGTGTGTGGCAGTGGACCAGTACGTCCTCTTGTTCCCACTCGGGTAGAAGCGGCGGATGACTTGATCAGCTCCCATCTTCCACAAGtaaggatcatcccaatagaagtaGCGGGAGTCACTTTTGATTTTCTGCTTAACTGTTCTCGTGACCTCAGTACTCGTGGGCAGTTCGTCTGTCACCAGATAATTGGCCATATCAGCAAACCATGGTTCCCCTCTCTGCTGGGTCTCCTTACTCTCAGCTTGGTTGATCAACTGAAGGCTGGACTTGACCAGGTACAGATGTTCTTCGGGAAATGCGTCAGAAATGGCTTCCCCATTTTCCTCTTGCATGATTCGGctcaggtgatcagccactCTATTCTCCGAGCCCTTCTTGTCGACTGCCTCCCAGTCAAACTCTTGCAGAAGAAGTACCCCTCTGATCAAGTGCGGCTTCGACTCTTTCTTCGCTAGGAGGTATTTGATAGCCGTGTGGTCTGTGTAGACAATCACTTTTGAACCCAGTAAGTAGGGTCTGAATTTCTCAAAGGCGTAAACCACCGACAGCATCTCCTCTGTAGTATCATAATTCTTCTGTGCTTGATTGAGAGTCTTCGAAGTGTAGAATATCACATGGATTTTCCCATCGATCCATTGGCCCaacaccgcccctactgcataatcgcttgcatcgcacatcacctcgaagAGGTGACTCCAGTCGGGGGCGCGGATGATTGGCGCACTGATCAATCTGTCCTTTAAAATCTGGAAGGCGGCTTTGCAAGGATCGAAAAACTCAAACTCCACTTCATTTTGTAGCAGCCTCATCATGGGTTGGGCAATCCTTGCAAAATCTTTTATGAAGCGTCTGTAAAAGCCTGCATGGCCCAGGAAAACCAGGATTTTCTTCTGATTACTGGGGTATGGAAGCTTCGCAATAACAGCCACCTTGGCTTAATCAACTTCAATCCCTCTTCTTGATACAACATGGCCCAGTACGATGCCCTCAGTCACCATGAAGTGGTATTTCTCAAAGTTCAAGACCAGGTCCTTCTGTTGGCATCTCTCCAGCACTCTGTTTAGGCTATGGAGCTCTTGCTCAAACGTGTCCCCATAGACAGTaaagtcgtccatgaagatctcaatacAATCTTCTAACAAGTCggagaagatgctcatcatgcatctatGGAAGGTCCCTGGGGCATTGTAGAGTCCGGACGGCATCCTTCTGTAGGCGTAGGTGCCGAAGGGGCATGTAAATGTTGTCTTCTCTTGATCATCTGGGTTCACAGCAATTTGGAAGTAGCCACTATACCCATCAAGGAAGCTGAAGTATTGCTTCCCGGCCAATCTCTCAAGAATTTAGTCAATGAATGGCAGCGGGAAATGATCCTTCTTCGTGGCTGCATTCAGCTTCctatagtctatgcacatcctccattCAGTGACGGGCCTTGTTGgaatcaactcatttttctcgTTCTTCACCACTTGGATTCCACCCTTCTTTGGCACCATATGAACTGGACTGACCAGTTGCTATCCGGAATGAAGTATATAATTCCGATAGAGACCATCTTGACTATCTCCTtgagcacttcctccctcatgttggggCTGAGCTTGCGTTGCTGGTCAAGGTGGGGCTTTGCTCCTTCCTCTAGCcggatgtggtgcatgcataaatcTGGGCTAATTCCCACCAAATCCGTCAACTTCCACCCGATTGCTTTCTGATTGCACCTCAGTACCTCCAGCAATTGCTTTTCCTGTCCCTGGGTCAACTGATTGTTGCTGATTACTGGCAGCGTTTCATTCTCCCCCAGATAGGCGTACTTCAAATGTGCTGGAAGCAGCTTCAATTCTTTTGCGGTTGTGGCTAATTCAGTAGGCAGAGGGTTCTCTTCCTTTTCTCTTCTCAGTGGGGTGCCTTGAGCAGGCAGCTTCTCGACGTTTGACAGATGAGCTCTCCCGCTTGAACCAGCTGGCCGCGGTCGCTCGTAAAAATCCATCACCGCTTTtgcgatggcttgatcatccatctcCCCAACTTTCATAGTCTCGTACCAGTCAGCAATTTCCTTCTCAACCTCTTCGTCTGCTGCGGAGTCGGTGAATTTCCTCTGTAGGAACTCCTCTTCGAGATACTCTTGCACCAGAGGCACGGTTACGTCCACCGAGTACACGTTCTCACTGTCCGTCGGCCTTTTCATTGCTTAGTCAATGTTGAAAGTGAATTGATCTCCTTTGAAGTCCAAACTGATCGTCCCATTGCGGACGTCAATTACAGTGCTGGCTGTGGACAGGAAC from Salvia splendens isolate huo1 chromosome 4, SspV2, whole genome shotgun sequence encodes the following:
- the LOC121800903 gene encoding uncharacterized protein LOC121800903 codes for the protein MKRPTDSENVYSVDVTVPLVQEYLEEEFLQRKFTDSAADEEVEKEIADWYETMKVGEMDDQAIAKAVMDFYERPRPAGSSGRAHLSNVEKLPAQGTPLRREKEENPLPTELATTAKELKLLPAHLKYAYLGENETLPVISNNQLTQGQEKQLLEVLRCNQKAIGWKLTDLVGISPDLCMHHIRLEEGAKPHLDQQRKLSPNMREEVLKEIVKMVSIGIIYFIPDSNCFLDGYSGYFQIAVNPDDQEKTTFTCPFGTYAYRRMPSGLYNAPGTFHRCMMSIFSDLLEDCIEIFMDDFTVYGDTFEQELHSLNRVLERCQQKDLVLNFEKYHFMVTEGIVLGHVVSRRGIEVD